In Phoenix dactylifera cultivar Barhee BC4 chromosome 1, palm_55x_up_171113_PBpolish2nd_filt_p, whole genome shotgun sequence, the genomic stretch GTACTCGATGTGTGGCCTGTGACTGTGAGCGCAATGGAGACAGACAAAGGAGGCCCCTGGGAATTCTGGTTATGTATTAATTATAAGGTATACATCATAACAGGAATTTGATTTTccccacaatttttttttgttctactGTATACCTTTCCTTTAAAAAAGTATCAAGCAAGTCTTATTGATTTCATTAAGTGATGGAAGAAAGAAATTAGTAAACCAAAGACAAAAGGTCATACGGTAAAGAGCAAGTCTGATCCTCCTCAACATCTTCTTTGCGCCTCCGTGGTGGCGATCACCAACCGACCCACTGACCCAGATTGAACACATCGATCTGGACTTCGCTTCGCCGGAGGCCTACACCATCTCAATGGTGTTCTAAGTGCATTCCAAGAGTTTGACACAGTCTCTTTGCTGTCTGAACAGAAACAACTGAGCTGCACCTAGCGTCACCCATCTTATATCTTCCATGGACCAAGTTTTTGCCACCTATGATGACAGCGCGCATAGCTCGGAACTCTTGTTCTGTCAGaaagatttcttcttctttttcttcctctttttttttttttttgttgggggggggggggggggggggggggcggaggGTAGAATGTCACAAAGATTTCTAGGGCACTCGCCTTTAGGCTTGCTGACTAACTCTTCTACCAAAACATTTAGTGATAGCTCTCCCAGTTCACTAAACCAACTAGCTAGCCAACAATACAGTGCTTGTGGTAGAAAGTATCATTAGGCACAAAAATGGGGCATTCAAATCTTCATGCAGAGCTATTTCACGGAATAGTGTGGAATTTATGTGCATTTAAGTTAAGTTGCTACAAAAAATAACGTTgctccacaaaaaaaaagaaaaaaacaacctTTGATCTATCAATCTATTGAAGGCAGGCTGACTAGCTTTGTAAACAGTGTCATATAATGCTTTGGTAATTTCACTTTATCAAGTTTATGTTACAGTCCATCATGAAAACGAACGATCACAGTGTTCCAAAAGAATGATTTCAATAGTTTTTTTGCTGGTAAACATCATCAGAGGTGCAATTTATGAAACATGAGAGCTGGCTATGTGGATTTTCCTGGAAAGCAAGTACAAAGTATTGAATCCTTGTTTCTGTGACTCTGCTCGCTATCTTTGTTCTTGCCGTCTGTGGTAACAGGATTTAGTGAGGATACTGTTGCCGGAGAAGGAGGTTTAACTTCTCTCCCGTCACAGATGATCTTGACTTCGCAGTAGTCAGGTGCATTTTTATGTATTTGTTCTGCTTTGCTGTTTCTCCTCCATCTTCTGAGTACATGAAAAATGTTAATGGTTTTCAACTGTCCTAACTTGATCCGATTATTGGAAGATAAATTGGTATGGAATAAGATTTGGAATTTAGTATGATAACCTATTTACTTATTATATGCTACGGAACCGATAATAGTATCATCTTGAACATGATAATCTATTGACTTGCAAATGGAGACATGGgtatctcaattttttttgttgaaaatctAACCATATGGTTGGCATTTGACATTAGGTTACTGGTGGGAGAACGATAGGCCAGGGGAGTGTGTGAAGCCGCCATGCAGCGATACGTGATTAGCTTTCCTGATGTTATTATATGGTTATTATATTATACATCGTGGACCAAGTAACATCACTCCTACCCACAAATTGAAAGGAACTCCCACCATGAGTACTGTGAATAATACTTTAGGTACATGCTGCACTACCTAATGGATACCCTAACTAGGTTTTTCATGGTCGCCGGGTGAAACAGGCATTCAAGGCATCAGGATTCTCTGTGATGCTTGGTTTGCACTAAAGAGTGCTGTGCAGTACTCGATGGCTACTATCAAGAGATGGACAACTGTCATTAACCGATATCCTGTATATGGTAGGCACATAGGGTTGGCTTGTTTGATAGTCGTGCATCTTCTAATAGCGGCTATTGAGTACTTTACAGCACTCTGCGGTGTAAACCACTCATTGCAGAATCCATGCTGGCAATTAAGGCCTTTTAGACCACCTAACCATCATGCATGAGGGTAATTCCTGGTTCGCATAACAGATCTTGAGTTCTGTTTTCTATGCTATACCTAATTTCTTACTTTGTGTTTCAGCTACAAGGTGGTTTGAATGCCTAAAGATCACCTGCTAGAAAATTAAGGATCTATTTGGATGTTGGGGATATCTTGTCAGATTATACCAGCTTCTTATTTGGAaataggaggaagaaggagctgGAGAGGTGAGGGAGATGCTGGAAGTCGACCAAATCATAAGATTTGTCGATAAAGTAAATCATCTCTCGACTGGGGAACAATTTAGATTTATGATCACAATATATGGCAGAATTCTATGACTTTCTTTTAATACAAATACCCATGTTTGGCACTAGCCCTTTCTTAAGTTTAGGCCATACTGGGGTTTTAATTCTTTTGGATGTTGGATTTCATCGACGTGTTTGAcatgaagaagaaaatgaaggtCACCATGCATTGCGACCTAAACTGCTTCCCTCCATTGGATTCCATTATCCTTGAGACAAGGAGATTAGTTTTGGTCGGCTCCTTGGATGACTCCTCTTATCAGAATTTCCAACGTATTTTGAATGAAAACCCCCTGCAAGAAGATCTTATCAGGCCAATAAAATCTTCCAGCATCCAAACAGGCGTTAAAGCAACTTATTGATGTCTCATAAGAGACAtcccattaaaaagaaaaaaaaaagacaaagaaATACTTATAGTTACTCCCTTCCAAGCTAAGTGAGATGAAAATATCTGTCAAGCTAGCTTGGAAGCAGACCACATTTTATTGAGAGTTTCTTCAACCCACATTTCTAAGCTATGGAAGACACTCATATATTGCCCTAGAAGACGGGCTTCGATCAAGAATCAGACTCACTCTCAAACCACATAAACACATAAACAAAGACAGTGGTTGCAAGCGACGATGAATTAGGCCTCAGTAGGGTTAGGTTTTGCTCACAAAAAGGGTTATTTCCATTTAGAATCCAATCTGACTTTGGAATAAAATACCTACTCTATAGTAAGAAGTTGGTTAAATCTGCTTATATGTATTCTAAAACTTCAGTTTGGTGATCATGGAGCAATCTCACTCACTGTTCATCCTTGTTATACAAGGGATGCTTGTATAACTGCTGTAGATTAAGTGAGCTTTTGATTTTTCATCACCTACTCCACCACTCAAATGTATATTTCTCTATATATAGGAAAGTAATGTTTCATATATTAATATGATATTACGGACATGATCCGATCAAAAATGAAACCTAAATTCATTAGGCAATACTTGGCCCGATAGGGAATGGATACTTTATAAAGATCgataccaatatatatatatatttttaaaaggaTAAAATGGGGGCTTAAATTCCACCTAGCTAGCTCTATtagaaagaggagaaagaatTAGAGAATGGAACACCAACTATATAGATGGAAAGGCTGCGATCTAATATCATTGAGATTAAGATTTCAAAGTGGTTCGACAATATACTTGTGGAACATTTTAAAAAATCTTAATCGTAATGACATTAGGTTAAGGTCTTCCCTTTTATTTTTGGGAAAACAAAATGCTTGTGAGAAGCCAAGTAATATGTTTCATTGTATTATTACTGATTAAAGAAATGTTAAAATTATGAACTTATGTTATATCTCTTCTTTTACAAGATGGACCACTGGTATGTCATTCTTCTTTTCCAAATAGAAAGGGAATGAGGAATTATTATGGTTATAACATCAGAAATTATTTTTGGATAGTTTGTAATAAGATTTACCTTAAATTAGATTTCGTGGTACCCACGATCAACCTTGTAATGTTGAGCACTGGAATAAGATCAACAATAGCCTTTGCAGTCTGATCACTCTCAATGAGAAGCGTATCTACCTCCACCTAGCATTTATATACATGTGATATGCAAAATTAGTGCAGTACATCAATCAcattcaaaagaaaatgaattcAAGGACAAAGAGAAGGAATTTCTAAGTTTTACTAAGACAATTATATATACAAGCATTTTCTCTTGTTTTCATACCTCAAAAAGCTTATGTTGCCCAGAAAAAAAGTGAAAattcatattattttataatttcaaTTGTCACCTTCTGATCTATAACTTAATAACTATGTGACaagaattttaatttatatattgTTCATCTGGTCACAATTACAAGTGGATGTAAATTAGGATGAATCATATCTACTTTTGTCCTGTATCATGTTGGTGATAGATGTCTCAAAGGTGCATAGATAATGTCCATTTTTCATCTATAGGTGCAAGAATTAAACTATCTTGTGAACCAGCCTTGGATTAGCTTTTTGGCATCCCACTTGTGTTAGAAGCCTAGTTTGAAGGAACGGTTATAACATCCATTATTGACCATTATAATAGTTATAATAGCCATTATTTATCTCAAAaggaaaattttaaatttttagtatTAAAATGATCACTGAAATACTGGTTATTAAAATGCCGTTAAGATGGAAAATAacagaaaatagaagaaaaaaaatgatattttcttttcctttatttttactAGACAATATAGTATATTTGTTGGCTGTACAACAACTTGTGGTGGTAATTTAAGaataaatatttgaaaattgaaatatatatattttattcaaaagaaagaacaagTAAAAGTAATGATCATTATTTGCATCATAACAGGACATAATGGAAAATAATGGTTTTTTTACATTATTTAATTTAATAGTATaattgttggtggctgaaagcATTATAATGTTTAAAATCCTGTTATTGAAATCGTGTTTAGAATGTGTCCATGATTCAAACCTAATTAGTTGTGGCATTCCTACCatatttctaaaaaataaattattaattctCTTGCTTATTAATTATTTGCTAAGaggaattataaaaaaaattatgctctTCTAGAAGATAGCACTAcagaaaaaagataatttccAACGTTTTTTAATACATACACCGACGCTTATAATCGTCGATATTTATATTGCCGATACTTTTTAAAGCGTCGCAAAATTAAGCATCGGTAATATAAGCATTGAAATTTAGAAAAGCTCTTTGATCCTTAGTTTATTAGGATAGTAAAACACCTCTAGggattaattataatattattattttgggtGGTCTTCATCTTTCTTAAAAGTGAAAGAGAACAATGGTTTACTGAAAAGTGAAAACAAGAATATCAGAATCGAGGATTTAAAGAAATTGACATGGCTACTTATGGTCCATACTTTCAATAAAATTACCTTAGAACTATGGCACAAGTTTAGATACTTTTGTAACATTTCTTGTCTTTTGGTCCTCTCTTGGTTCATGTGGCTCTCCACCTGCTCTTCACCGAGTTGATGCTTTGGAAATGTTCCTACTATATTATAAAGATA encodes the following:
- the LOC120111945 gene encoding U-box domain-containing protein 35-like isoform X1, whose product is MSTSEITSAGMCEIQEVEEEPGAAEPRQAVPASPGKAVDGDDVYVAVGKSSSGMDALSWALKYVAKPSSFVYLIHVFPEIHHIPTPLGTFPKHQLGEEQVESHMNQERTKRQEMLQKYLNLCHSSKVEVDTLLIESDQTAKAIVDLIPVLNITRLIVGTTKSNLRRWRRNSKAEQIHKNAPDYCEVKIICDGREVKPPSPATVSSLNPVTTDGKNKDSEQSHRNKDSILCTCFPGKST
- the LOC120111945 gene encoding U-box domain-containing protein 35-like isoform X2, which gives rise to MSTSEITSAGMCEIQEVEEEPGAAEPRQAVPASPGKAVDGDDVYVAVGKSSSGMDALSWALKYVAKPSSFVYLIHVFPEIHHIPTPLGTFPKHQLGEEQVESHMNQERTKRQEMLQKYLNLCHSSKVEVDTLLIESDQTAKAIVDLIPVLNITRLIVGTTKSNLRGFSFKIRWKF